A section of the Candidatus Bathyarchaeota archaeon genome encodes:
- a CDS encoding MFS transporter: MTKTEKPKEKWLNRNVAAMGLTSLLGDAGHEMVTAVLPFFLILIGAGPGALGLIEGFSDGASSFVKSFAGYLSDKMKKRKPLMNVGYFLTGIFTPLIAAASSWLQVLGLRMTAWLGRGARGPPRDALLADSVSPNVTGKAFGFHRTMDTLGAIIGPALALFLLTFLDYQQIIAISIIPGIAAFFVVLLVVREVQKVKPQKNIDPNKETSAVKEKGFINSLRTLPRSFKLFLVGVGVFGLGNFANSLFTLRAHDVLVPIVGSFEASAIAVGLYTLLNVAYAAFSFPIGALSDRVGRRRILAAGYFISAIACLITAFLVADFLILVPLFLLAGAFSAITDTIEGTAAADLLPSESRGTGFGVLQTVNGIGDFASSAVVGALWAFISPMVAFSYAAVLSAAGGCILLYLTRGNHPLK, from the coding sequence TTGACAAAGACTGAGAAGCCAAAAGAGAAGTGGCTCAATAGAAACGTAGCTGCAATGGGGCTTACAAGCCTCCTTGGCGATGCAGGTCACGAAATGGTTACTGCGGTTCTTCCGTTTTTTCTGATTTTGATAGGGGCTGGACCAGGCGCGTTAGGCTTAATTGAAGGATTTTCTGATGGCGCCTCTAGCTTCGTAAAGTCTTTCGCAGGTTATCTTAGTGACAAAATGAAAAAAAGAAAACCTCTGATGAATGTGGGTTACTTCTTAACTGGTATCTTCACGCCCCTAATCGCGGCAGCGTCATCGTGGCTGCAAGTTTTAGGTTTAAGAATGACCGCTTGGTTGGGCAGGGGTGCAAGGGGACCGCCCAGAGATGCGTTGCTCGCTGATTCAGTTTCCCCAAATGTGACTGGAAAAGCGTTTGGGTTTCACAGAACCATGGATACTCTCGGAGCAATCATCGGGCCAGCTTTAGCTTTGTTTCTTTTGACTTTTCTTGATTACCAACAGATAATTGCGATTTCAATAATTCCTGGTATAGCGGCGTTCTTTGTGGTTCTGCTGGTGGTGCGGGAAGTTCAAAAGGTTAAACCACAAAAAAATATTGATCCAAACAAGGAAACGTCTGCAGTTAAAGAAAAAGGGTTCATCAACTCGCTAAGGACACTCCCGCGGTCGTTCAAGCTTTTTTTGGTGGGTGTAGGCGTTTTTGGACTGGGCAACTTTGCAAACAGTCTATTCACTTTGCGTGCACACGATGTTCTTGTGCCAATCGTCGGATCATTCGAAGCATCAGCTATCGCGGTGGGATTATACACTCTTCTAAATGTTGCCTACGCCGCTTTTTCCTTCCCGATTGGAGCGTTAAGCGACCGCGTCGGTAGACGCCGCATTCTTGCAGCAGGCTATTTTATCTCAGCGATTGCCTGTTTGATTACAGCTTTTCTTGTGGCTGACTTTTTGATTTTGGTTCCCCTGTTTCTTTTAGCGGGAGCATTCAGCGCAATCACAGATACCATCGAGGGAACAGCGGCTGCTGACCTGTTGCCTTCTGAGTCAAGAGGAACAGGGTTTGGGGTTCTGCAAACAGTTAACGGGATAGGGGATTTTGCGTCTAGCGCGGTTGTAGGTGCTCTGTGGGCTTTTATATCTCCGATGGTTGCATTTAGTTATGCAGCTGTCCTTTCAGCGGCTGGGGGCTGTATCTTGCTATATTTAACGCGGGGAAATCATCCTTTAAAGTAA